The proteins below are encoded in one region of Hordeum vulgare subsp. vulgare unplaced genomic scaffold, MorexV3_pseudomolecules_assembly, whole genome shotgun sequence:
- the LOC123418464 gene encoding mannose/glucose-specific lectin-like, whose amino-acid sequence MANFQKTPSAAFVEITELNFSNLYLFHTPLGSNQNQSVIIDSNATTGLGSTVVNNWSICDGPSPGATVVARAQGLHIYAGNWENTFSITFEIERFKGSTLQVMGISVEEGEWAIVGGTGQFAMANGVIHKKFHEQRSDGNIIELTIHGFCPVLKSESLLTKLGPWGGNGGDDKDILEAVPRRLESITVSSGSIVDSIKFSYVDQTGQKHTAGPWGGSGGNQNTFVLGASEFVKEVSGTFGIYDKDLHNIITSLKFITNVKTYGPFGEAKGTPFTIAVQKNSSIVGFFARSGIYLDALGAYVRPL is encoded by the exons ATGGCCAATTTCCAGAAAACTCCCTCCGCCGCGTTTGTAGAGATCACTGAGCTCAACTTCAGCAACCTGTACCTTTTCCACACGCCCCTCGGTTCAAACCAAAATCAGTCAGTTATAATAGACTCCAATGCCACTACTGGTTTGGGTTCGACTGTTGTTAACAACTGGTCGATATGTGATGGCCCTAGCCCTGGCGCCACTGTCGTTGCGCGTGCGCAAGGCCTGCATATCTATGCTGGTAACTGGGAGAATACTTTCAGCATAACCTTTGAGATTGAAAG GTTTAAGGGGTCAACGCTTCAAGTGATGGGGATATCTGTTGAAGAAGGCGAGTGGGCTATTGTTGGTGGGACGGGACAGTTTGCAATGGCAAACGGTGTCATCCACAAAAAGTTCCATGAACAAAGGAGCGACGGTAACATCATAGAACTCACTATCCATGGGTTTTGCCCCGTGTTGAAATCAGAG AGCCTTCTCACAAAGCTTGGACCATGGGGTGGAAATGGAGGGGATGATAAAGACATTTTAGAGGCAGTACCAAGGCGTCTGGAGAGCATCACAGTTAGCAGCGGCTCAATTGTTGATTCAATCAAATTTTCTTATGTTGACCAGACTGGACAGAAGCACACCGCTGGACCATGGGGAGGTTCGGGAGGAAATCAAAACACG tttgtgctCGGCGCTTCTGAGTTTGTGAAGGAAGTTTCTGGAACATTCGGCATTTATGACAAAGACCTACACAACATAATAACTTCCTTGAAATTTATCACCAATGTGAAGACTTACGGGCCTTTCGGAGAAGCGAAGGGAACCCCTTTCACCATAGCCGTGCAGAAGAATAGTAGCATCGTTGGGTTCTTTGCGCGCAGCGGGATATATCTTGATGCGCTTGGTGCCTACGTGCGCCCACTCTAA